Genomic segment of Osmia bicornis bicornis chromosome 2, iOsmBic2.1, whole genome shotgun sequence:
AAAGCGTCACCGACTGTCGGTAATTCTTGTAAAAGAAAACGACGCATGGGGAATTTTAAATTGCATAGTTGTGTTTCAATTACAGGGACCGAtggataataaaataatagaaagcgataataattgaaataatgaaaaactTACCGTGAACCATAAGGGCGAAAATTGCTGTCGCGAACAAGTTCCTTAGCCACCCGTTGCGCATTTTTCTTTCCGATACCGAAAGATGCTGGGAGTTTCTTCGTGTCACTCACGAATCACTAGACCCCGTTCGATCGTTGGGGAAGGGGGGCCAGCGTTAAAGCATGCTGTCGAAATTACCGGGTAATTACAAACGCGCACCAAATATggataaagaaaaaatgaaatatatacaGGAGAAATGCACACACTCGACGTCGATGAGGTTAAATCGGTAATAACGACCACCACTCGCCGGAGGATTCTCCTTTCGGTTTTCGTGCACAGAGTAGCTTTCCAGGCGAGAGGCGTATCTTTCTTCGGGATGACACTCGCGCGCGCCTCATTTCCATGCCATTACACGTTGCCACAAAATACGCGTACGTACATACGTACGAGGAACAAACACCCACACCCACGTCATACCCAATACCCACCCACGCGCACTAAACACCTACGGAACtacgtatgtatgtgtgtgtgtacaTACACAAGGTACGTATACATTATAAACGAGTATACGTGTTGGTCAGAGTTCGCGTATACGTGGCTAAGTACATTCGCATAAAGTAGCGCGTAACGTTAAAGCAGTGACCGTCGGTCAATCACCAGCAATCCCATTCTTATCGAATAAAAGTGACGCTTGCATTCGTACGACGAACTTCTGACATCGTCCGGCACCACgcacgcgcgcgcgcgcgcatCCACACGCAGAGCCTCATATacgtattaaaaataaagcGCATACACGTACGGACCAGTGCACACGTACGCGTAAACCCACGTAGAAGAAAACAAAAGTGTCACCGATTCGCCGGATATCGAGCCTTCCTTCCGTTACACTTTCATCTTCGTTCGAAAATCGAAACAACTattcaaacatttttcatCGATCCAAGTAGCGCGTCCTCATTGCCACTGACGAATTGTACGTACGATTTAAGATCACTCACGCGACGCGTTTTATACTAGACGCGTTATATCCATTTGTTTGATCTTCCTACGTTCCTTGGAGTCGCCTATATTCAGACGATTGATCTCGTTTTCTCGAAGAATGGCGTTCCATCCAAAATCGATCGTTCCGTTTCGTTTTGGTCAACTGTCAAGCTGCGCGTCGTTCCCTGCCACTCCGAACGACTGATATTTCCACCCTTTATAGTATCCGCCATTTTCTACTAAGAATTAAGTCGATTCTCGAATATACAACGATTATGCGCGCGAGCGCGCACGCGTGTTTGTGCGCGTGTATGTGAGCGCGGTCGAAtgcagaaaattaaatatcacaCAAACACAACCGTTTCGTTAACGATCCGTTCACCGCGACGACCGAGTCACGACTGAGGATGGAGAAATTCTTTTGGAGCAGCACGCGACTCCTCGGCCATGTTCGACTATTCTCGTTCAATCTCGGATTCGCTTCGGCGCTTCGTTTATGCCGTTCTCACAAGTCGTCGATTCCCTCTATGTAGGATCCAGGATTCTCTATTTTATGCACACATTTATATCacattctttttctctttcttcctttattattatttacaataattatcaTGGTTATTTAAGCTGGACTGACTTACAGTCACAGTATTCATCCAAACAATCAATGTGCTATTAAAATTCCCTCATATTCTCTTCTAATTAATATGTCACTGTCGTTGTGTTATCACTGTCGTCATAGTTGGGTCTATAcgttgattattaattatgattCACAACTAATCGTACTATGTAACGATCATTTCGTATCGTGCTGAATTTAATTATCGTCTATCACACGAACAATGATCGTttccattttaaaattattatttatcctttgttatttatttcaatgatATCATAAGAAATCACAATTACTTAACACTTTTACTTCTAATGTAATTGTTACACGTTTAATCGTAATACGTACATAAAGGTAAAACAGGGATGATGGTACACGAGAATAGACAATAACGGACGAATGCGGTGACGATACCGGAAACGGTGGGTGCAACTGGTCAAACAATCGTAAACTTCCTTTCGTAAATAACCGGAAATCTGACAGAAGTACGTACATTACGCGGTCGTGTGCGTATGTACATACAAAATGCGATCAGTTTTGCGAGGCTTGATTAATTCGgtttaaaaagtataaaataaatttaaatataccCGAGGTAATATCGGTCACTGtcaaaagaatatttatttccctACTATTTGTTACAACGAATGGGACACGAAATTTGGATATTATCTAGTGGATCGATATTCCTCGATGCTGGTAATCTAGTTTTTATGTTAAACGTTTGTCCGGTGCGAAAGCCATATTCTAAGAGATCCGTCAGTATTTCATTACGCGgtctattaaaaaattcaccTATCGTCTCGTGAACGTCCATAGAAGGTTGTACATGCAACACGTGTCTGCAAAAATTCAGTTTAAAGCGAAGATAATTTACACGCatacataattaataacgCACGTGTTTATTGGGGTCGAGTGAAATAAATTACCTAAGTAAAATCGCGATCAACCCTCTGATTTCTGGATGATTTTTCAGATAAGTGTCATTGGCGTATCTTTCGGTGGCTTTTcttaaattcaatttctttatCTGGGTTTCGTTTAAAGCTCCGATATCGAAGTTCAATGCCCCATAGGCTGGATCTTTCGGGTGGAAGGGTTGATCTCGCGAAAATTGATCATCCATCGAAAAACTATTTGCTATTGGAAACGGTTTGTGGAAACGCTGCGATTTTTTCCTATTATTTACGTACTGAAGTAGTCGTCAAAAATATATGCATAGAACAATCGactgtatatatatacgtaaCAGATACTTTCTGAGgcatgaaaaatataaagagCTATCAGAGACCATCGAGTCAAAAGCTCCTACGATCGAGcactttcgataaaatctTTCAAGAATACTTGTTCACGTCTACAGGTATCCTTGTCATTGCTGACACGttgaataacaaaattattcgcaGAGGatgagatttttctttttgtcaGGGAATCCCGGCGAGGAAAACAATTGCGCAACACGATTCCATGAAAAATCTTTGATTTCCAACCTTTTCCACTTTATCTACTTCTACGATCGTTGAAAAGCTTAATtacgataattaattaaaattcctgTGTTATCGAAGAGAAAAGGTGTGATAAAGAAGTCCAGATGGGCGGAGTCCAGGGAATGTGATATAAGAACAGAAGAAAGGGAAAAATGAATAAGTCGAATGACGACAAGTGGGAGAGAGGACATTCGCGAAGAAGGAGGAAACGGCAGACAATATTGTCGCGAAAAAATCCAAAGGAAGGAAAATAAGGAGGAAAATGACTGTGGTTAGTGCGCATTTAGCCGCAGAGTCTTCGATAGTCCATCAAGACGGAGAAaagaaatgtttgaaattgCACGaatttaagaaagaaaatttcacgAAAACCGTACGTCCGCGAGGTATATTTCATCGTTCTTCGTGTTCGATTATACCCGTATGTTTACGGAAAGTGTCCTGATACTATTACTTTACCTTACCCGTGCACTGGTGCATTGTGCGTACAACGAGACGGAATCGAGCGAAGAATTTCTACGAAAATGTTGCATCCACGACATCGACGTCATCGATGACCATGAAAATCGATGCGACCTCGAGACACTGAACGATACATTGACCGTGGTATCGTACCATTCTCTGGATAACGCATTCGACACTCTATGCTGTTCGGTTTGCTCCGAAAGTGAGTAccatattataaattataatgcAGCTCGTGCTCGTTGAAATCCTCTGCGACCATCCGATGGCTAATCTAAATAATCACGAATACGTTTCAGGTCCTTTCGAATTGGAAGTCGAGCCGAAACGAACGGTGAACGAGCAGGAATACATAAATCTCGACGAGAAAGCGAATCCAAGACGTAGATGTTTCAAAACCTGCATCTCCGACGGTCAGATTATTCGAATTTGGAAGGACCGGAAGAAGAACGGCACCGAAGATGAACAGGCAAACCGCACGTTCGCTGGGAGCAGTAATAAAAGTGAGGAGAACGAAGATGCGTTGCATTGCGACAGTGTGTTTAGCTCGTTAAACTTCTGGGGTGCCAATATGGTTGTGTTCGCAAATATCATTTACATCTTTCCATATGCGATCGTCGTGTCGGTCTATCTAGCCGTGCTGAGAAAAAGCACTCGGGCTTATCACAAAGCTGTATTGTGGTACAACGTGTCGCAGATCATTTTGAACGCAATTTTGATCGGTATCGGAGGTTGCATCTTATGTCACGTGTCGATTTATTCGAACGTTTACTCGATTCTGGGATTGTTAATAATGTTTCTTACGATTTCCTCGACTTTCTGGCTGCTGGTTATTTGTATAGACATGACGTTGGTTATCACGAGATTTCGTTGGACATCGCCGAACAGCACGGACCAGGAAGAGGAGAAGCAAAAATTTGTTACGTACGCCGGTTGGACGTGGGGCGGTTCGTTATTACCGACTTTTATAGTTGGAATCGTGGAATTCACCCCGTTACTACCGATATCCTCCCCAGCCAGACCGAATTTCGGTCAATTCGAGGGCGCGAATTTGGCTGTTATTCTTTACGTGGCGACCTTGCCCGTTATAGCTTGTCTGTCGAACACCGTACTTTTCTGTTACACGTCGTACAAAATGATACTTATACAAAAGTCAACGAAGCTCGCGACCGAGAGCAGCAGTTTCAAAATCAATACGGTGAAAACGCGATATTTTCTATTCTTGAAACTGTATCTATTGATGGACGCGCCGTGGTTCACCAGCGCGTTAGCCGCTGCGTTCACCGATCTATGGGTATTGAAATTTCTACGAATGATCCAACCGATCCTCATGCTCTGCGCCATTTTGCCGCCGGGGACGATATCTCGCGCGTTCTCCTACGTCTGCTCGTTACCGAAATCGAATCGTATCGGCAAGACCGATCGAACACCCTGACCGACCACTCGCCGCTAGAATTGATTTGACGTATTATCTAATTACGTCCTGTATCTATACCCTACGTTTAATCGACTCAGCGTTACGTACGTACTACCTGGAAAGAGGTGATCGAACAAATCGAAGTAAATCGGATTCGAGTTGAATCGAGTGGAATAATTGAGAGGCGCGTAACGATGGAAGCTAAAATAACTGGTATCGAATAAAAGACTCTGCCGGTTGAAAGATTCACGGGTATAGTACTCTCGTTTACGAGGTCCGTTATTACACGATTCGCGATGTTACTTTACAACCGGCAACCCAACAGCCTACGATACTCGAAGCAACCGATGCTAGCTCTTTATATCCAGCTGACAGAAAATCCCTACTGCCACTCGTGTAAGCTGGTGTCGTATAGTTTACAGGGCTCGACAGAACGCGTTATTTGCAATCGTTCAATTTCCCGTATTATACACGATTACACGTACGCACACATCCGACAGGCTGTTCACCTGCGCTAGATTAGATCGATGGTAGGATACAATAAAGTTACGCAAACTGACAGCTCGGTATCACGCGATTCCTTGAGATACTCCTAGAGTTACGTGACCCACATGGACGAAATGCAGGATATCTCCATTGACGTTAAGATTTCGTTACTCAATGTCGCAATGATACCAATTATACATATTAGTTCACCTTAGTATCAGCTAACTTGCGATCTTGCGCTTGCACGGTGTCCCGACGTGTATTAGATTTCTCTATCCACAGTTTCACAATTTTACCATAATTGGGACAACAGAATTCGATATTAGGTATATCACAGGATACCCTCTTCATTTTTAACCGTCTCAAGGTTGCTGTTAACCCTATACCTAATCGCTTGTCAAATTTACCACCgagaaattttacaattttatatttttatagttttattaaatataatcgATCGTTTGTACCTCTTCTgcgttattttcttttctctacCCATATCCACTCTACATATTGATTTTCAAAAAGCATTTTGAAATGGAATTTTCTtcactttcttctttgttttctctttcgtttacGTCGAATCAACGTCTAATAGAGAAACAAGCGTAGTCTCTGCATATAGAGATGCATAGATGATATCAGATACACGAAGAACGAGAGCATTACAACATTAGGTTGATACGAGATGCGGTGGGGTGGAAGGTGTCACCGAAGAAAAGTCGAGGGTGGGGTCAACCGATGGCAATTGGTATAAAATCCACGCTACCGAAATGCTACGGTACGCAGTTGTTGGAGAAGAACCATCGGAACGGTATTCACATTCTCATCACAATGGATTGCaaagtaattacaatattcACACTACGCTTCCATTCTGACCGTTACCTTTTTGTTTAACGTTACAGCAAAACATCCGATTAAACCGTTTTCGCCATTAATCTCGTTTCATTTCCACAGATTATCGGTGTTTTGGTCGCTTTCCTAACTGTCGCCCGTGCAGGAATAATTGGGTCAAGCGCGGGACTAATTGCTCCCGGTGCAGCAACCGTGGCAGCACTTCCACAGGCTGCGGTCGTCCGAACCGAAAATTTCGACCCAAATCCTCAGTACAGTTTCAGCTACAGCGTTGCCGACGGTCTTACCGGTACGTATTTAATTGCACGCCGAAAGAAAATCGGTTGatattgaataatatttttctacagGTGATAACAAAGCGCAGGAGGAAACTCGTAACGGCGACGTTGTACAGGGTAGTTACAGTTTAATCGAGCCCGATGGTTCCCGTCGCGTGGTTTCTTACGCTGCCGATCCCATCAACGGTTTCAACGCGATCGTGCAAAAGGACCCTAGCATCACGGTAAAGACAGCCGTTGCCGCGGCACCGGTCGCAACCGCCGCAGCAGTGCGTCCTGTCGTTGCATCCCCTATACTCGGACGTCAATCGGTTATCGCTGGGGCCGCTCCCGGTGCCGCAGTCGCTGTTCGCCCTCAGGTTCGTTCTCCACCTTCTATCCGTCCATCGACCAATCATAAGTAAACGATGAAAGAAACGCGTTTCTTCCGCAGGCTACGCTGTTAGGTGGACAAGCTTTATTGAGACAACCGCTGCTGACTGGTCAAGCCCTGACGACGGCTAATTTGGTGGCCGGTAACGCGGGACTGGTTGGACTCGGTTTGGGACTTGGACTGAGACAAGGATCTCTGTACGGTACGCAGGCTCTGCTCGCTGGAGCTTACGGGGCCGGTGGCATCGTTAAAGTTCACTAAATAACCGAACGAGACGCAACTTGACTCGGCAGCTCGTTTCAAACCGACTCGGCGCCACTGTTTTGTTTCTCTGAACTTTGCTCCGCTTTGTTCCCTGTATACGATGTACGTCAGCAAGCACGAAACACGCTTCGAAATTCGTATGTATCGTTTGAGCGCGTCCGAATTACGcgtatttttttctctctctctctgatATTCGGTCAGttcgattttaattatccCCCCGGCAATTAGACGGGTCACGCTcttattatgtatttttaattcgttgaAATTCTTCGACCGTGATACTATTCGTCGATAACGTTGATCGTATCTATTGGTAATGTCGTACAACCCTGAAAATATGTCCTCTACTCGTTTATCTTTGTTTTTCGACCGAACGtataaaacgaaaaaattGTCATGCCAAAATGATCACCGATCAATACCTTCCGAGTCAGAGAAAATAAACGATCTACGGTCATCTAGCATTACAACGAACTCGTTGACCATGCACAACGCACCACCAATCACGTACCACCCACCACGCATCACGCGACCGCATCGATTTCGTTTACTCGCTTTTTTTCATGTATTATGACGTACAAAGGGCAAAGCCGAGATTATATCGATATAAATATAGATATAGATATAGATTGTaggtatatatacatatacgtatatgtatatgtatctATAAGTAATGGCGTATTCGCGCATGCATTCTGTGACATGAGATATTTACACGTAACATAATAACATTACATTCTCCATGGATCACGGGTTTTTCGTGATTTTCATTCGTCCGTCATTTACGTAAATCTCCAAAGATGGAAATTGTGTATGCGAGATTGAAGCGACGAAACGTACGCGTTACTTTAGTTTACAACATttagatatttaattaacttGGCGCTGCCAATTTCTATCAGATATATAAGTTTATTTACCAGCCCTTTCCCTCGTCCGCCTTTATCCCTTTCTTTTGTAAACAAAAGTACCGTTATTGGATGAGAAAATAAATCTATTATTTAGCAACTGCCTTATAGTTTAATATTTGCATCGACCTTTTAAGATAAATCAATCTTCCTACCTGTATTGTAGAATACAAGTAAACGAAAGATGGATGGAAAAGTTTATCGATTTTTATTGATGTTACAGAAGCGAACAAAATGCAATTTCTAAAAGCGTACGAAAGAGTATATCGTCTCCGTCAACCTGGATTAACGACAACACTTTCATCGCAACCCCGAAAAATCTTACACTGCATACTCGAAAACTACGGGTTCAAGTCTTTGACCTCGATAACGGCGCTCTGGAAATACTGTGAATACAGTATAAGCTATCGATATAGGACTACCTTGTTAACATTTCATTAAACGTTCTTCTATGAACATCAAGGTATACACGGTATGTATGCATACATAAGTATATATGTACTTACTTACTTGTGCTTACTTGGAGATTATAAATTATCTTGTATCCCTACATCCTTCTCAAAGTACCTCGTGGCGCTATCAAGCGACGAAACTTGTAACTTCGCTACTTCGTTCTGCTTTGTTCGATGAATGAGCGCGTCTGTGAcgattttacaattaaaataacagAACCATCAAAATACTTacaatgaatttattaatatatagaGAAAATATACGAtacgaaacatttaattattcgTTTAATGATACAGGTCCAAACAAGACAATGTTGATATACCTTCAAGAAGCATTTAGCCCCACGCTTGACTTTTACAATAGTGAAGTATTAGTTTCCCGTCGGCTCCATAACAgttgtataaatttttcacCACTTGATCCGGCGCAGGTGCAAATGTTTGATTTACATAAAGAAACTAGCgagaaaaagtaaaaaaataaaatatttacgcATCAAAGAAATGAACACAATCCTTTTTTTTCGCTTACCAATTTTTCGTTAGAATCTAGTTTCAGGTATCTTCTCACGAAATCAGAAATTTTACCGATACACTGATCTTGACTGACAGTCCATCTCTTCTGTTTCATTATCGGAGCATTAGCGGttgcttttaataaaatatcgacTGAAAAATCGACGGAATgctaataaatttatttctatacATAATACcatcattttattgttatcATATTATAGCGCGTCTATTACTTTTTGTTTTGTCTTTGGAAGCAGTCTGAGTTCCATTTCGAACCAAAGGTGTTTCAGAAGGAATAGTCTCGAGGCTCGTGGGTGCTTCTTCGTTTGTTAAATTTTCTCCCGTTTCTTCAGACTTGTCAACAATTTCATTGGTAGTGACAGATTCGTTTCCTCCTTTGTCAGACATGACAAATAATGTTACACCGATAATTGTAATTGCACGAAATAACAGGCTCTTATCCCTATCTCCATAAAAATACTGAAAAATAATCAACACACAGTTTAATCGTAAACTAACAAACTGAAATATTTATCACTTTTTAACCACAAATGTAAACAGGTTACCTGCCGTCTGATAGTAAACTATAAAGAATTGAATTTGCGCATGACCACTGCAATGTATTAAACGAAGTATCACTGAGAACGTTcaaatgtataaatataaaaatatattaatttaacaagTAGTATAAATCAGCAGAGAAAACATTACTGTGATAgctattaaatatatttcagagtcgtttaaaatttataagaaaacTGATATTTTACAAGATAACGCGTATATCTTATATACGAAATTGTGTCATTCGCACAATGTCTTCAATAGAAATTGATGGAAGCTTAGGGGAAGGTGTAagtattttacaaatattcgTTGTATCAAATGAGTTTGGTTATAAAATCGATAAGCTTCAATTTCAACATTAAAGTATTTTACTGTTaaaatctaatatttttcattaaaataggGTGGTCAAGTGTTAAGAATAGCACTTTGTTTGAGTGCTTTATATAAAATCCcagttaaaattaataacataCGAGCGGGTCGTCCCAAACCTGGCCTTGCTGCACAGCATTTAAAAGgtatattttcataaattataatttacatttgttatcaaatttttttttaactgaaTGTTATTACAGGAGTACAACTACTAAAGAATATGTGCAATGCTGAAGTCCAAGGGGATCATATAGGATCAACTGCTTTGGAATTTAAACCTAATGAATTAAATGgagataaaagaaacaaatttttagTAGATACAGGAACCGCTGGTTGCATTTGTTTGTTAGCTCAAGTAGCTTTGCCTTGTGCTCTTCTTTTCCCTCAGCCTATTACACTAATTCTTAAAGGTGGCACAAATGTCCCTATGGGGCCCCATATAGAATACCTTGGAGAAGTGTTGAGACCATTACTTAATAAATTTGGAGCTGACTTTGATTTCAATGTTGTAACAAGGTATGTTTAATATGTAGAAATTATATGGAGGCTATTCATAGtatatagaaaatattaactttttaataatcaATGGAGGGGTTATTATCCAAAGGGAGGTGGAGAGGTACATTTATACATAAAACCAGTGCAATCATTGAAGGCTATTACTTTAACTGATCCAGGGGTTCCTAGCGAGGTAGCAGGATGGGCATATGTTGCTGGTGTTGTTCCTATTAAAGTATGTCTGTTGTTCCTTTCTGTAACACAATTGCAgtgttaaaaattgaatttttgaagtCATAATGTTTCCTGCTTTCCCAGGAAGCTTATAAAATGGCAAATGATGCTAAATCACTTTTAACTGAAGGtttaaataaacataataTTCCCTTACCACcaataaatattgaaacttATAAAGAAGATAGATCTATAGCTGTGGGAAATGGATCTGGTATCAAGTAAGATATCATAAGTATGTAaacaattttgttttatatgtTAAAACTAATAATCAAATATAAATGCTATTAGTGTAGTATGTACAACATCTAGTGGATGTATTTTTGGTGGTTCCGGATTGGGGTCCGGACGTCAGGAACAAATTCCACCAGGCACACAATCAGCTAAAGAAATTTTGGATACAATTTTAGCAGGATCTTGTGTTGATGATCATG
This window contains:
- the LOC114879248 gene encoding RNA 3'-terminal phosphate cyclase isoform X1, whose translation is MNIKVYTSRLKFIRKLIFYKITRISYIRNCVIRTMSSIEIDGSLGEGGGQVLRIALCLSALYKIPVKINNIRAGRPKPGLAAQHLKGVQLLKNMCNAEVQGDHIGSTALEFKPNELNGDKRNKFLVDTGTAGCICLLAQVALPCALLFPQPITLILKGGTNVPMGPHIEYLGEVLRPLLNKFGADFDFNVVTRGYYPKGGGEVHLYIKPVQSLKAITLTDPGVPSEVAGWAYVAGVVPIKEAYKMANDAKSLLTEGLNKHNIPLPPINIETYKEDRSIAVGNGSGINVVCTTSSGCIFGGSGLGSGRQEQIPPGTQSAKEILDTILAGSCVDDHAQDQLIILMALAEGVSKINLGSKKLTCHTETAIKVAELMLKDFNPRFNLCENKDGDNVSYALECEGCGYKNKYI
- the LOC114879261 gene encoding cuticle protein 19.8-like isoform X1, producing the protein MAIGIKSTLPKCYGTQLLEKNHRNGIHILITMDCKIIGVLVAFLTVARAGIIGSSAGLIAPGAATVAALPQAAVVRTENFDPNPQYSFSYSVADGLTGDNKAQEETRNGDVVQGSYSLIEPDGSRRVVSYAADPINGFNAIVQKDPSITVKTAVAAAPVATAAAVRPVVASPILGRQSVIAGAAPGAAVAVRPQATLLGGQALLRQPLLTGQALTTANLVAGNAGLVGLGLGLGLRQGSLYGTQALLAGAYGAGGIVKVH
- the LOC114879249 gene encoding autophagy protein 12-like; amino-acid sequence: MSDKGGNESVTTNEIVDKSEETGENLTNEEAPTSLETIPSETPLVRNGTQTASKDKTKIDILLKATANAPIMKQKRWTVSQDQCIGKISDFVRRYLKLDSNEKLFLYVNQTFAPAPDQVVKNLYNCYGADGKLILHYCKSQAWG
- the LOC114879260 gene encoding uncharacterized protein LOC114879260 translates to MFTESVLILLLYLTRALVHCAYNETESSEEFLRKCCIHDIDVIDDHENRCDLETLNDTLTVVSYHSLDNAFDTLCCSVCSESPFELEVEPKRTVNEQEYINLDEKANPRRRCFKTCISDGQIIRIWKDRKKNGTEDEQANRTFAGSSNKSEENEDALHCDSVFSSLNFWGANMVVFANIIYIFPYAIVVSVYLAVLRKSTRAYHKAVLWYNVSQIILNAILIGIGGCILCHVSIYSNVYSILGLLIMFLTISSTFWLLVICIDMTLVITRFRWTSPNSTDQEEEKQKFVTYAGWTWGGSLLPTFIVGIVEFTPLLPISSPARPNFGQFEGANLAVILYVATLPVIACLSNTVLFCYTSYKMILIQKSTKLATESSSFKINTVKTRYFLFLKLYLLMDAPWFTSALAAAFTDLWVLKFLRMIQPILMLCAILPPGTISRAFSYVCSLPKSNRIGKTDRTP
- the LOC114879248 gene encoding RNA 3'-terminal phosphate cyclase isoform X2 translates to MSSIEIDGSLGEGGGQVLRIALCLSALYKIPVKINNIRAGRPKPGLAAQHLKGVQLLKNMCNAEVQGDHIGSTALEFKPNELNGDKRNKFLVDTGTAGCICLLAQVALPCALLFPQPITLILKGGTNVPMGPHIEYLGEVLRPLLNKFGADFDFNVVTRGYYPKGGGEVHLYIKPVQSLKAITLTDPGVPSEVAGWAYVAGVVPIKEAYKMANDAKSLLTEGLNKHNIPLPPINIETYKEDRSIAVGNGSGINVVCTTSSGCIFGGSGLGSGRQEQIPPGTQSAKEILDTILAGSCVDDHAQDQLIILMALAEGVSKINLGSKKLTCHTETAIKVAELMLKDFNPRFNLCENKDGDNVSYALECEGCGYKNKYI
- the LOC114879261 gene encoding cuticle protein 21-like isoform X2: MNRQTARSLGAVIKIIGVLVAFLTVARAGIIGSSAGLIAPGAATVAALPQAAVVRTENFDPNPQYSFSYSVADGLTGDNKAQEETRNGDVVQGSYSLIEPDGSRRVVSYAADPINGFNAIVQKDPSITVKTAVAAAPVATAAAVRPVVASPILGRQSVIAGAAPGAAVAVRPQATLLGGQALLRQPLLTGQALTTANLVAGNAGLVGLGLGLGLRQGSLYGTQALLAGAYGAGGIVKVH